Proteins co-encoded in one Arachis hypogaea cultivar Tifrunner chromosome 11, arahy.Tifrunner.gnm2.J5K5, whole genome shotgun sequence genomic window:
- the LOC112719670 gene encoding uncharacterized protein, with the protein MAEERFTGVVMWFNNTKGFGFIKPDDGGEDLFVHQSSIRSDGYRTLHEGDRVQFSIATGDNHKTKAVDVTAPDGNPLHSRPKESGGSGFGAGWRRNGGAGGGGGGAAGSGGAGCYHCGEVGHLARDCNRSNNSGGAGGGSGGACFNCGGFGHLARDCLRGSGGGNGNVHGGGGGGGVGGVSCFRCGGFGHMARDCATARTGGGAGGGAGGGGCYRCGEVGHLARDCSNEGGRYGGGGGGGNGNGSRSTCFNCGKPGHFARECVEASG; encoded by the coding sequence ATGGCGGAAGAGCGGTTCACCGGCGTTGTTATGTGGTTCAACAACACCAAGGGCTTCGGCTTCATCAAGCCCGACGATGGCGGCGAAGATCTCTTCGTCCACCAGTCTTCCATCAGATCCGACGGTTACCGCACTCTCCACGAAGGCGATCGCGTCCAGTTCTCCATCGCCACCGGCGACAACCACAAGACCAAGGCCGTTGATGTAACTGCTCCCGACGGCAATCCCCTACACTCTCGTCCCAAGGAATCCGGCGGATCCGGATTTGGCGCCGGATGGAGGCGAAACGGCGGCGccggtggaggtggaggtggtgcTGCGGGATCAGGTGGCGCCGGGTGCTACCACTGCGGCGAAGTCGGACACCTGGCTAGGGATTGCAACCGGAGCAACAATTCTGGTGGCGCTGGTGGCGGTAGTGGTGGTGCATGTTTTAATTGCGGCGGATTTGGGCATCTCGCTAGGGATTGCTTGCGAGGAAGCGGTGGCGGTAACGGTAATGTtcacggtggtggtggtggtggaggtgtcGGTGGTGTTTCGTGCTTTAGATGCGGTGGATTTGGTCACATGGCGAGGGACTGTGCTACCGCGAGAACTGGCGGCGGTGCAGGTGGCGGcgctggtggtggtggttgctATAGGTGCGGTGAGGTTGGTCACTTGGCTAGGGATTGCAGCAATGAAGGTGGAAGGTATGGTGGCGGAGGCGGCGGTGGCAATGGTAATGGTTCTAGAAGCACTTGCTTCAATTGTGGTAAGCCTGGGCATTTTGCAAGGGAGTGCGTTGAAGCCTctggttga
- the LOC112719669 gene encoding thaumatin-like protein 1b produces the protein MAVAILLFISLFHFITGANSATFNIVNKCSYPVWPGLLSGAGTPQLSTTGFALQPGESNVVSIPAGWSGRVWGRTLCSTDSVGKFSCLTGDCGSSAVECGGAGAVPPATLAEFTLNGAGGLDFYDVSLVDGYNLPMMVVPHGSGNCTATGCVADLNGGCPSELKVKAGREEARDEGVACKSACEAFGDPKYCCSGDYATPQSCKPTSYSQFFKSACPRAYSYAYDDGTSTFTCASADYLITFCPKPPKSSMKVVNGKFPTAADISRGHKHKHESATYMTIAITAILVSFWWRFN, from the exons ATGGCAGTTGCTATTCTACTCTTCATCTCACTCTTTCACTTCATCACAG GTGCAAATTCAGCCACATTCAATATTGTAAACAAGTGCAGCTACCCAGTTTGGCCGGGACTTTTGTCCGGCGCCGGAACACCACAACTCTCCACTACCGGATTCGCCCTTCAACCGGGCGAATCTAATGTGGTGTCCATCCCAGCCGGATGGTCCGGCCGTGTATGGGGCCGGACCCTTTGCTCCACAGACTCCGTCGGAAAATTCTCATGTCTCACCGGAGATTGCGGTTCTTCCGCCGTAGAATGTGGCGGCGCCGGCGCCGTACCTCCGGCGACCCTGGCGGAATTCACCCTAAACGGCGCCGGAGGACTAGATTTCTATGACGTGAGCCTGGTTGACGGTTACAACCTCCCGATGATGGTGGTGCCTCACGGCAGCGGAAACTGTACGGCGACTGGATGCGTGGCGGATTTGAATGGTGGGTGTCCATCAGAGCTGAAGGTGAAGGCGGGAAGAGAGGAAGCGCGTGACGAGGGCGTGGCTTGCAAGAGCGCGTGTGAAGCGTTCGGCGATCCGAAGTACTGTTGCAGTGGAGATTACGCGACGCCGCAGAGTTGCAAGCCCACTTCGTACTCGCAGTTCTTCAAGAGCGCGTGCCCACGCGCTTATAGCTACGCTTATGATGATGGCACCAGCACCTTCACTTGTGCTTCTGCGGATTATCTCATCACTTTCTGTCCCAAACCTCCCAAAAG TTCAATGAAGGTAGTAAATGGAAAATTTCCAACGGCAGCAGATATCTCTAGAGGCCACAAGCACAAACATGAATCAGCCACTTACATGACAATAGCTATTACTGctattttagtttcattttggtGGAGATTCAATTAA
- the LOC112719671 gene encoding ferredoxin--NADP reductase, leaf isozyme 1, chloroplastic: MAAAVTASVSFPSTKSASLSSRTSIVAPERVVFKKASLQWRDVSVSIRAQVTTTETETTQTPTKVEKEHKKQEEGVVVNKFKPKNPYIGRCLLNTKITGDDAPGETWHMVFSTEGEVPYREGQSIGVIPEGVDKNGKPHKLRLYSIASSALGDFGDSKTVSLCVKRLVYTNENGEIVKGVCSNFLCDLKPGAEVTITGPVGKEMLMPKDPNATIVMLATGTGIAPFRSFLWKMFFEKHDDYKFNGLAWLFLGVPTSSSLLYKEEFEKMKEKAPENFRLDFAVSREQTNEKGEKMYIQTRMAEYAEELWELLKKDNTFVYMCGLKGMEKGIDDIMVSLAARDGIDWIEYKRQLKKAEQWNVEVY; the protein is encoded by the exons ATGGCTGCCGCCGTTACGGCCTCAGTCTCCTTCCCATCTACCAAGTCTGCCTCTCTCTCGAGCCGCACCTCCATCGTCGCTCCGGAGAGAGTCGTATTCAAAAAG GCTTCATTGCAATGGAGAGATGTTTCGGTCTCAATAAGAGCTCAAGTTACAACCACGGAGACAGAGACGACACAGACACCAACAAAGGTGGAGAAGGAGCACAAGAAGCAGGAAGAAGGTGTGGTTGTGAACAAGTTCAAGCCTAAGAACCCATACATTGGAAGGTGCTTGCTCAACACTAAGATCACTGGTGATGATGCTCCTGGTGAAACTTGGCACATGGTCTTTAGCACTGAGG gAGAGGTTCCATACAGAGAAGGGCAATCAATTGGGGTAATTCCAGAGGGAGTTGACAAGAATGGGAAGCCTCATAAACTCAGATTGTATTCCATTGCCAGCAGTGCCCTTGGTGACTTTGGAGACTCCAAAACT GTTTCACTATGTGTGAAGAGGCTTGTTTACACAAATGAAAATGGAGAGATTGTCAAAGGAGTTTGCTCAAATTTCTTGT GTGACTTGAAGCCTGGAGCTGAAGTAACAATTACTGGACCTGTTGGGAAAGAAATGCTTATGCCAAAAGATCCTAATGCCACCATCGTCATG TTGGCAACTGGAACTGGAATTGCCCCATTCCGCTCATTTTTATGGAAAATGTTCTTCGAAAAGCACGACGATTACAAG TTCAATGGTTTGGCATGGCTCTTCTTGGGTGTTCCCACAAGCAGCTCACTGCTTTACAAGGAG GAATTTGAGAAGATGAAGGAGAAAGCACCTGAGAACTTCAGGCTTGACTTTGCTGTGAGCAGAGAGCAAACAAATGAGAAAGGAGAGAAGATGTACATCCAAACCAGAATGGCTGAGTATGCAGAAGAGCTTTGGGAGTTGCTCAAGAAAGATAACACTTTTGTTTACATGTGTGGACTTAAAGGAATGGAGAAAGGAATTGATGACATTATGGTCTCTTTGGCTGCTAGAGATG GAATTGACTGGATTGAGTACAAGAGACAATTGAAGAAAGCAGAGCAATGGAATGTGGAAGTGTACTAA